In the genome of Bacillus thuringiensis, the window GAACGGATGACGATAACGGAAATGAAATGTATGGAAGTAATTCAAGCGTTGATTCAAAAAGGTTTTTTATCACTAGAAGGTGGACAAAGATCAGAAGCGATAATGTGCGAAAGTTATTCTTTACAACCGTTATGGGAAAAAATATTACATTTCTTAATGGATGAATCAATAGAGGAAGAGCAAAAAGAGAAAAAACAGCTGCAAGTAAATTTATATACAGTATTTGAAAAAGAATTTGGAAGACCACTTTCGCCGTTCGAATGTGAAACGTTAGGAATGTGGGAGGACCAAGATCAACATCATCCAAATTTAATTCAAGCGGCTCTTAGAGAAGCTGTAATGAGTGGAAAACTAAATTTCCGATATATTGATCGTATTTTATTTGAGTGGAAAAAGAATGGAATTAAAACGGTAGATCAGGCTCAAAATCAAGGTCAAAAATTTAGAGCGAATCAACAAAGAGCACAACAAATGACAAAACAAGAGACGAAATTTACTGGAAAAGTGCCTTTTTATAATTGGTTGGAGCAGTGATATAGGAGGAGAAATATGCTTAACAAAACGCAAATCCGTTATTGTTTAGATACAATGGCGGATATGTATCCAGAAGCGCATTGTGAATTGGTTCATGATAATCCATTTGAACTTGTAATCGCGGTGGCGTTATCTGCACAATGTACAGATGTACTTGTAAATAAAGTGACAAAAAATTTATTTCAAAAATATAAAACACCAGAAGATTATTTAAGTGTTTCTCTAGAAGAATTACAACAAGATATACGCTCTATCGGATTGTATAGAAATAAAGCAAAAAATATTCAAAAATTATGCCGAATGTTATTAGACGACTATAATGGGGAAGTACCGAGCGATCGAGATGAACTTACGAAATTACCCGGTGTAGGAAGGAAAACAGCGAATGTTGTAGTTTCTGTAGCGTTTGGGATTCCTGCAATTGCTGTTGATACACATGTGGAGCGAGTGAGTAAACGATTAGCGATTTGTAGATGGAAAGATTCTGTGTTAGAAGTAGAAAAAACGTTAATGAAGAAAGTACCGATGGATGAGTGGGGAGTTACGCATCATCGTATGATTTTCTTTGGACGTTATCATTGTAAAGCACAACGACCGCAATGTGAGGAGTGCAGACTGTTAGAAGTATGTCGTGAAGGAAAGAAGCGAATGAAGGTGAAATAAGGGATGGAGCGAGTTATAGAAATACCGACAGAATTTCACTACTTACCATTTTTTAAAGAAAGCGTAAATTCAATTGAGTATCATACAGCCAAGTCTTTTGAAGAAATAATACAAAATACTTACTTTATATTTGATATTGAAAGACAGTATGAGCCATGGAAGGAAATTGAAAACAGTATTCCAACGATATTGAATGTATGGAAAAATAAGCATGAAGACATTGCTATACTGTTTCGAAATAGAAATAAGCAAGAGGCTGAGGAGCCAATGATTCTTTTTGCAGCTCACTTGTTATCGGTTGTCTATTGGCTAAATGAGCAACCTGTTCATAGTTTGAATGAAATGCAAATAAATACGAATAAATTAAAAGTGCAACCTGTTAATTTTATGGAAAGATATTCATTCATAATAAAGAAACCGAGTAATTATCATTCTTATATTCAATTAGCGCAGTTGTATATCGAAATAGAAAAGCTGTATGTAAAGAAAATGATAACAAAAAAGAAGTCCGCTTCTCGTTAAGAGAAACGGACTTCTTTTTTTGTTTATTAGGACTCTGTTGTAACAACAGTACCGTCTGCGTGAGGTGTATCTCCTCCGGTATTTTGGTGTTGCTGTTCTTGTTGTTTCTTAGCTTCTTCTTCAGCTTTTTTCTTTGCCTCTTCTTCAGCTTTCTTCTTAGCTTCTTCTTCAGCTTTTTTCTTGGCTTCTTCTTCAGCTTTCCTTCTAGCTTCCTCATCAGCTTTCTTTTGAGCTTCTTCTTGCTGTTTACGTTGTTGTTCTTGTTGCTGTTGTTGTTGTGTCTTAGCCTCTTCTTCAGCTTTTTTCTTAGCTTCGTCTTGTTTTACTTTATCTTCATTAGCCTTTTTCTGGGCTTCCTCATCAGCTTTTTTCTTAGCTTCTTCATCGGCCTTTTTCTTAGCCTCTTCTTCAGCTTTTTTCGCATCTGGAGTTCCACCAGGCGCAGTGAAGGATGCACCAACTGCTGGGCTTGTTCCAGTGCCTTTTTTCGCTACTACAGAGAAGCTGTAAGTAACACCTGGTTTAATACCACCAAGAGTAGCTGTCGTACCACTTATTGATAGGCTACCACTTGAACCGTCAGTTGCTTTATAGCTAGCTGCATATGCATCAACTTCTGCAGGTCCAGACCAGTTTAGTGTAACTGTGCTAGCGCCATCAAAAGTGACATTTAGACCACTAGGGGCATCTACTTTAATTTGTTTAATTGCATCTTTTTTCGCACCTTTTACGTATAACTCTCCGTTTATTTCTTGTACAGAAGAAGGACGTTCAAAGCGTGATTTATCTGTAGCGAATTTGCTCATCATTACTTGGAACATTTGCTGTGCAATTCTAGTGGAGCGATCACTAACATAATTTTTTGGACCATCTTTTTCGTAACCAGTCCAAACAGCCATTGTGTATTGTGGTGTATATCCAGCAAACCAGCTATCTCTGTTGGCATCAGCTGGGATGTCATATTTTTGAAGAACTGATTCATCAAAGTTTTGTGTTCCTGTTTTACCTGCTACGTCAACACCTGAAACGTATGCTGTTGGACCTGTACCACCAGAACCAGGTTTTACTACGTCACGAAGAACGTCAGTAACCATGTAAGCTGTATAGTCTTGCATTGCGCGTTGTTCTTTAGTTTTAAAGCTTTTCTTTTTCCCGTCCGGGAAGGTTACTTCTTTTACGAAGTGTGGTTTATTATAGTTACCACTATTACCAAAGGTTGCATATGCACCTGCTACTTCTAGTGGAGAACTATCGTTACTACCGATTGCTGTTGATTCGTAGACTTTTCCTTCTTTAAAGGTCATACCTAAACCTTCAGCGAAGTCTTTTGACTTATTAAGACCAACTGTTTGTGCTGTCTTTAAAGCTGGAATGTTTAATGACTTTTTCAAAGCTTCACGTAGTGAAACGTCACCTTTGTAACTCTTTGTTGCATTTTGTATTTTCTTACCATTGGAATACGTATACTCTGAGTCGTTTAATTGATGGTATGTAGACCATTGTAAATTTTCAATTGCTGGACCGTAGTCGAAAATTGGTTTCATTGTTGAACCAACTTGGCGTTTTAAATCAGTTGCCATATTATGACCTTTGAAAGTAGACTTACTTTCTTTACGTCCAGCACCAATTGCTCGAACTTCTCCAGACTGTGTATCCATAAATACGAATGACCCTTGGAATTGATCGTCCGGATACTTAATAAGATTGCCATCCATAATTTTGTCGGCGTAATCTTGAGCATCTTGATCAAGTGTTGTATGAATCGTTAAACCATCCGAACCAATATTTACATCAGGATATTCTTTTTCAACTTCTTTTACAACCGCATCTAAAAATGCTTGATACTTCATCTCAGTTACTTCTGAAGACGGTTGAAGGCCCTCCGTTACTGGGATCTTAACGGCGTTATTCATTTCTTCTTTTGTTATATAACCATGTCGATTCATTAATGATAATACGACATTACGACGATTTGTTGCTCGATCAACATTTTCCTTTTTGGTTGGATCATAAATGTTAGGACCTTGGGGTAAACCAGCGAGCATTGCAGCTTCATGTAATTGCAAGTCTTTTAAATCTTTACCATAATATTTTTGCGCTGCTGTCGCAATACCGTATGAACGGTTACCTAAATTAATCTTATTTAAGTACATTTCTAAAATCTCATGTTTAGAGTATTGTTGTTCTAATTTGTAAGATAAGTACCATTCTTGTACTTTTCTCTTAGCAGTTTTCTCCATCGTTAGAAAATAGTTTTTAACAACTTGCTGTGTAATCGTACTACCACCTTGGGAACCGAAACCACCAGTGACATTTTCCATAACTGCTTTTGTAGTTCGTTTAAAATCAATTCCACTATGATCATAGAAACGCGAATCCTCAGTTGCAAGGAATGCATTTTCAACTACTTTTGGAATTTGATCATAAGTAACATGAGTTCGTTTTTCAGCACCGTATTCATAGAAGAAATTTCCGTTTTTATCAAGAAACTTTGTTGATAAAGGATTAACAAGTTTGGATTTGTCTAATTTTGGAGCGTCCTTTACCATAACAAAGAAAGCGGAAACGCCGGCTACAAGACCAACGATACCAAGAAGTAGACAACCTATAAGGAATTTCTTGAAAAAGGAGCCTTTTTTCTTTGGTTTTTCTTCTTTATGTGTTTTTTTCTCTTGATTTTTTACATGATTTCGTTCTGTACGAGAACGATAATTATCTGACATTATACTTTCTCCTACCTTTCATTCTCTCCCTCAAAAGTCGAAAAAAGAGCCTTAGTGATGACTCTATCACGAAAAATAAACCGTGTCTAGTACACGGATATAGTCAATCCGAGGATGATAACCGCATGATAATAAGGATCCATGCTCTTCTATTTCTTCTTTCGTAATCGACTTGCGTCCACCAGTATTTTGACGATTCCAAAATGCAATAATATGTTTTGCATCTAATAAATAAAATTCATCAAAAAGTGTAAATTTAATAATAACAAATGCAATTCCATTATGAGCAACCACTTGCTTCATATGTTCAATTTGATGAAGGTGGAAGTTTTGAAGTGGGAAACTAGTTTTATTTTTTGTTTCCTTCGCTTCAAAATCGATGTATTTCCCTTTGTATACACCGTTGTAATCTGTTGTAGAAGGTTGTTTAAAATACGCTTCTTTTACCACTGCAGCACTTCGAGCGGGGTAATCTACTTTTACAATTTGAAGAGGTGTAGGTTTTTTATGTACACATGCAATATTATGGGTTAAGTAATATTGATTTGTTTCATTCAATTCCTCTTCAAGGGACATACCTCTATTACTATAAGTATGTGTTTTTATAGGTGTTTTTTGAGGTTGTGAAGCTTGATTATACCTTTTTCCATTTGGGTAACGAATGGTCATAGTGTGTCCACTCCCAACTTGTTAAGAATTACTTACAAAGGTGATTATATCAAAAAATGAAAAAAGATGTGACCTTTTTGATGAAAGGTATGATGACTTATTCATGTTTACAGGGAATGATTATATGAAAATTAAACAAAATCGAGAAAAAAAGTTTTGTACAGAGGAAGAAAAAGAAATTATTTACAATATTAAAAAGAAAACAGAAATAGCTAATGTGGACAATATTTCTCGGACGCAATCTTATCAAGAATATTATTTAAGAAATAGTGAAATCAGGTGGGCCTTTTTAGCGAGTATGGTTTCGAGAAATGCAGGATGGAATATGACTGATTTGGAAGGGAGATATTATGCTACTATTTTACCTAAAACGGTAAAAAAACATTTATTTCTTCTATACGAACAAGCTAATTGGATTATTTTCTTAGATGCATTTCCTCAGTTATTATTGTATGAGGAAAGTAAGAAGAGCCGTGCACCTCTCTTTCATTTGTTGCAATATTTCAGTGTATCAATTTTTATGGAAAAAGAATGGTTACTTTTCTGGGAAAGAAGAGATATGAATAGGCTTATGACAGCGCTTATTATAAATGAACAAAATAAAATTCAAAAACCAGTCATTGAGAATACATATTTTAAAAAATATGTATTCCATACTGCACTTTTTAAAGTACAAGAAAGATTTCATATTAGTGCAGTTATCTTCCCAACAATTGAAGGGAGAATGTATGGATTTTCGGTTTATCAATTTGAAACGTTACAACAGCGTATAGAACTGGGAAAAAAATTAGCATGGTTATTGTTTCATCCGATTTATAATGGTTCGTTTTATAAGTTTGCATTGCAAACTACACATACTGGGTCTAGAGAAGATTATGAATTTTACGCAAAGAAAACTAGAAAATCTTGTACGCCAGCACTTAGAGATGTTTATTCTGTTGTTTCACATGAAGAAATAAAAATGAGAGATTGGTTTTGTGCAAATATGAAAATGAATGTGCTATTTGTACTTGAAGAACCTAAAGGGGAAGTTAATATAACAGAATGGTATAGAAGAAAGAGGGAACAAATCTATAGGATATCTATCATAAATCGTTTTGCTAAAAGGATGGATGAGTTCATGATATAATAAAAAAGAAGTCCCGTCTTCCATTTTGAAGACGGGACTTCTTAATTTGAAATAATCCTGCTATGCTTGCTACGACTTTAATCTCAAAACGTAATGCTAGTAGGAGATTAAGGGTGACTAGAAATTTAACCGTTCGTAATAAAGTCTCGCTTTATGTAGCAGGGAAGTTTGGACCATCTAGCTTTGGATTGCCAGTCTCGGGTTTATTTTGTTGTTTGTTTTGTTTTTTCTTTTTTTCATTTTTGTTCTTTGCCATTGTAATACACCTCCTTTTTGTATTGTTACCATTTCTATAAATGACATACGAAATGATTTCTTTGACGAATAACAACTAGTTTTGTCATGTGGGCAGGAGTGGTGAATCATTCGGCGAAATTACATGACAAAGGAAAAGCAAAGAAGGAGGCGTTTTGTATATGGCGATGGTTCAGAAGGAAGATGTAATGAAAAAAATGGATCAAATGTTAAGTTCTCTCGATTTGCTGGAAATGAATATAGGGATTAGAATGAATCATGCATTAAAGGGTGCGAGTGAAAAAATATGCAATAAGATAGAAATAACAGAAATGCATATTGAACATATGGAAAATAAATTAGTGCATCACGAAGAAAAAGGGAATTGGGTAAAGACATTTCAAAACGTCGTAGTGAGTGCATAATAAGGTGGGAAAGAAATGAAGAATGAAGCATTAATACAGTCTTCAGAAAAACTCATGCAGTATAATAATGAAGCGAATGTAAAAAAAAGAGAACTGATTGAATACGATTTTTATAAGGATATGAAACCGTTTGTAGATATGGTAGATGAGGAATTAGAGAAGTGGAAAGAATTAGCTTATACGTGGATTAAAGAAGAAAAGCCAAAGTATATACATGTACAGCAAATTGATCAAGTATACGATAATTTACAAACGAATGTGTTACAATGCTTTGTAAATAAAGGTAAAGGTAAACGATTCTTTGAAACACACCAAGCCGTTTCGTATACTTTGCAAAATATAGTTGAGCAATGTAAATAACAAGAGGGAGAACCCTCTTGTTATTTTTATGCTTCTGTCATTGTTGTAGGTTTTGTTGCGCCGTTTATTTCTAATTCTTTTATTAATGTTCGATAATCTGATATGCATATTTTTCCTTCAAGATACCAATGTCTCGCAAAGTCTAATAATTCATTTGCATTCTCTGTGCAATACCCCTTTTTTTGAGAAAACGCTTGTTTTAAATCCCCTAATACCATGTTGATTCCTCCCCCATGAGAATCTTCTTCTTAATTATCATAGCATGGAAGGGTTTTCTTTCTTAATTTTTTAAAAATTTAAACTTCCGACAAAAATAGACAGATACTCCATCACACATATTATTTTATAGGTACATATTATATATGTAGAAACTTATGTAAAGGAGGAGAGAATGCATGTTTCAACAACCTAACGTATATCAGCAAACGAATCCATATGCACAGCAAAATATGTACCAATATAATACGGATACATATTTACGGTATAATATGTATCCTTTCGAGCCTTATTATGGAAATCAAAATTATTATCAACCGTTTGAAGTGTCATTTATGAATCAAGCTCAACAACCACAACAGCAGCAATCTTATGTGAATCAAGCTCAACAACCACAACAGCAGCAACCTTATGTGAATCAGGCTCAACAACCTTATGTGAATCAAGCTCAACAATCACAAGCTCAGCAACCATACATGAATCAACAACAGCAGCAGCCTTATATGAATTCGCAATATTATATGCCACCACCAACGGCCTATGCTAATCAACAAGGGATGTTTTATCCACCAAAACAACCGTATCCGACGCAGAGTAAACAAAAGCAACAACAGCCAAGTCAGTTTTCTAGTTTTGTTTCTCAATTTAAAACATCAGATGGTAACTATGATGTAAATAAAATGATGAATACAGCTGGACAAATGATGAATGCGATGAATCAGGTGACAGGTATTGTAAAGCAAGTTGGAGGTTTTTTTGGTAAGTAATGTTGAAGGGTTGTCTATGAAAGTATTGTATATGAAATAAAGGACTAGACAAATTTCCTTGTAATAAATGGGTATATATAACAAACGGCTTTCTCTCTTTTCTCATACTGTAAAGTGTAATCAGATTTTTTTAACGAGAGAGGAGAGAAAAAACTATGCATCATTGTCATCCTTGCTTTGGAGGGCATAAGCCTACAGGACCTATTTGTACAACTGCTCCTGTCATTCATCCGACGAAACAATGCGTAACACACTCTTTTTCAACAACGGTGGTGCCACACATTTTCCCAACACATACAACACATGTACACCATCAACAAATTAAAAACCAAAACTTCTTCCCACAAACAAATTCAAATGTAAATGTTGTGGACCCAATCGATCCAGGATTTGGTGGCGGATGTGGACCGTGTGGCCATGGCCATCATCATCATCATCACGGACATCAAATTTCTCCATTTGGACCAGGACCGAATGTGTCACCGTTTGGACCAGGACCAAATGTATCACCATTTTTACCAAACAATGTATCGCCAATTGGTCCAAATATCGGACCAAACGTTGGTGGAATATTTAAAAAGTAAATGATATGTTAGAACTAGCGAAATGCTAGTTCTTTTTTTGTAATTGGAGTGTTGATATGAAAGTTATTGCAGTAACAGGATATAAGCCATTTGAACTTGGAATATTTAAAAATGATCATCCAGGGGTGGAGTGTATAAAGAAGGCATTACACCGTAAATTAACCACTTTTGTAGAAGATGGTTTAGAGTGGGTTATAATAAGCGGTCAGTTAGGTGTAGAATTATGGGCTGCTGAAGTTGTTTTTGAAATTCAAATAGAATATCCAGATTTAAAATTAGCGGTATTCACTCCGTTTTTAGAACAAGAAGAAAGTTGGAAAG includes:
- the dnaD gene encoding DNA replication protein DnaD, whose product is MKKKMMLHWFEQGSIAIPKLLMMHYKKLGLNETEFMVVLHVHTFLESGNSFPTPSEISERMTITEMKCMEVIQALIQKGFLSLEGGQRSEAIMCESYSLQPLWEKILHFLMDESIEEEQKEKKQLQVNLYTVFEKEFGRPLSPFECETLGMWEDQDQHHPNLIQAALREAVMSGKLNFRYIDRILFEWKKNGIKTVDQAQNQGQKFRANQQRAQQMTKQETKFTGKVPFYNWLEQ
- the nth gene encoding endonuclease III, whose product is MLNKTQIRYCLDTMADMYPEAHCELVHDNPFELVIAVALSAQCTDVLVNKVTKNLFQKYKTPEDYLSVSLEELQQDIRSIGLYRNKAKNIQKLCRMLLDDYNGEVPSDRDELTKLPGVGRKTANVVVSVAFGIPAIAVDTHVERVSKRLAICRWKDSVLEVEKTLMKKVPMDEWGVTHHRMIFFGRYHCKAQRPQCEECRLLEVCREGKKRMKVK
- a CDS encoding YpoC family protein, whose translation is MERVIEIPTEFHYLPFFKESVNSIEYHTAKSFEEIIQNTYFIFDIERQYEPWKEIENSIPTILNVWKNKHEDIAILFRNRNKQEAEEPMILFAAHLLSVVYWLNEQPVHSLNEMQINTNKLKVQPVNFMERYSFIIKKPSNYHSYIQLAQLYIEIEKLYVKKMITKKKSASR
- a CDS encoding PBP1A family penicillin-binding protein, whose protein sequence is MSDNYRSRTERNHVKNQEKKTHKEEKPKKKGSFFKKFLIGCLLLGIVGLVAGVSAFFVMVKDAPKLDKSKLVNPLSTKFLDKNGNFFYEYGAEKRTHVTYDQIPKVVENAFLATEDSRFYDHSGIDFKRTTKAVMENVTGGFGSQGGSTITQQVVKNYFLTMEKTAKRKVQEWYLSYKLEQQYSKHEILEMYLNKINLGNRSYGIATAAQKYYGKDLKDLQLHEAAMLAGLPQGPNIYDPTKKENVDRATNRRNVVLSLMNRHGYITKEEMNNAVKIPVTEGLQPSSEVTEMKYQAFLDAVVKEVEKEYPDVNIGSDGLTIHTTLDQDAQDYADKIMDGNLIKYPDDQFQGSFVFMDTQSGEVRAIGAGRKESKSTFKGHNMATDLKRQVGSTMKPIFDYGPAIENLQWSTYHQLNDSEYTYSNGKKIQNATKSYKGDVSLREALKKSLNIPALKTAQTVGLNKSKDFAEGLGMTFKEGKVYESTAIGSNDSSPLEVAGAYATFGNSGNYNKPHFVKEVTFPDGKKKSFKTKEQRAMQDYTAYMVTDVLRDVVKPGSGGTGPTAYVSGVDVAGKTGTQNFDESVLQKYDIPADANRDSWFAGYTPQYTMAVWTGYEKDGPKNYVSDRSTRIAQQMFQVMMSKFATDKSRFERPSSVQEINGELYVKGAKKDAIKQIKVDAPSGLNVTFDGASTVTLNWSGPAEVDAYAASYKATDGSSGSLSISGTTATLGGIKPGVTYSFSVVAKKGTGTSPAVGASFTAPGGTPDAKKAEEEAKKKADEEAKKKADEEAQKKANEDKVKQDEAKKKAEEEAKTQQQQQQEQQRKQQEEAQKKADEEARRKAEEEAKKKAEEEAKKKAEEEAKKKAEEEAKKQQEQQHQNTGGDTPHADGTVVTTES
- the recU gene encoding Holliday junction resolvase RecU, with protein sequence MTIRYPNGKRYNQASQPQKTPIKTHTYSNRGMSLEEELNETNQYYLTHNIACVHKKPTPLQIVKVDYPARSAAVVKEAYFKQPSTTDYNGVYKGKYIDFEAKETKNKTSFPLQNFHLHQIEHMKQVVAHNGIAFVIIKFTLFDEFYLLDAKHIIAFWNRQNTGGRKSITKEEIEEHGSLLSCGYHPRIDYIRVLDTVYFS
- a CDS encoding DUF2515 domain-containing protein; the protein is MFTGNDYMKIKQNREKKFCTEEEKEIIYNIKKKTEIANVDNISRTQSYQEYYLRNSEIRWAFLASMVSRNAGWNMTDLEGRYYATILPKTVKKHLFLLYEQANWIIFLDAFPQLLLYEESKKSRAPLFHLLQYFSVSIFMEKEWLLFWERRDMNRLMTALIINEQNKIQKPVIENTYFKKYVFHTALFKVQERFHISAVIFPTIEGRMYGFSVYQFETLQQRIELGKKLAWLLFHPIYNGSFYKFALQTTHTGSREDYEFYAKKTRKSCTPALRDVYSVVSHEEIKMRDWFCANMKMNVLFVLEEPKGEVNITEWYRRKREQIYRISIINRFAKRMDEFMI
- a CDS encoding YppE family protein, giving the protein MKNEALIQSSEKLMQYNNEANVKKRELIEYDFYKDMKPFVDMVDEELEKWKELAYTWIKEEKPKYIHVQQIDQVYDNLQTNVLQCFVNKGKGKRFFETHQAVSYTLQNIVEQCK
- a CDS encoding YppF family protein, coding for MVLGDLKQAFSQKKGYCTENANELLDFARHWYLEGKICISDYRTLIKELEINGATKPTTMTEA
- a CDS encoding YppG family protein; its protein translation is MFQQPNVYQQTNPYAQQNMYQYNTDTYLRYNMYPFEPYYGNQNYYQPFEVSFMNQAQQPQQQQSYVNQAQQPQQQQPYVNQAQQPYVNQAQQSQAQQPYMNQQQQQPYMNSQYYMPPPTAYANQQGMFYPPKQPYPTQSKQKQQQPSQFSSFVSQFKTSDGNYDVNKMMNTAGQMMNAMNQVTGIVKQVGGFFGK
- a CDS encoding CotD family spore coat protein; the protein is MHHCHPCFGGHKPTGPICTTAPVIHPTKQCVTHSFSTTVVPHIFPTHTTHVHHQQIKNQNFFPQTNSNVNVVDPIDPGFGGGCGPCGHGHHHHHHGHQISPFGPGPNVSPFGPGPNVSPFLPNNVSPIGPNIGPNVGGIFKK